A genomic region of Streptomyces diastaticus subsp. diastaticus contains the following coding sequences:
- a CDS encoding short-chain fatty acyl-CoA regulator family protein, with translation MCAVPREAADRKVYAHAKLRRLRREHGMNQVDMARALSISTSYANQIEQSQRPLTASVLLRIAEVFGIDAEFFSDADEDRLATDLRAAVADEACGVPPLAPEEIAEAVRDHPDVARALVALHRRYRDTVEQAAALGSPGAADALLPPAEPHDEVRDFFYAHHNHFEPLDTEAERTAERLGLRPGKAADPLTALLAERHQVRVVQAAPGRAGDARRFARETGLLFLSPWLSDGQRAFQLATQLALLEHGPLLDQLVAGATGLTSPESAALARIGLANYFAGALLMPYGAFLTVAEEVRYDIELLSARFGVGFETVCHRLSTLQRTGRRGVPFSFLRVDRAGNISKRQSATDFHFSRLGGTCPLWTVYGAFSSPGRILTQVAEMPDGKRYFWVARTIVRGGFGHHAPRAEFAVALGCELRHAHRLVYAEGVALDDPRAATPIGLGCRICERRDCAQRARPPAGGRLAVDPDRRTYVPYPVESTGP, from the coding sequence ATGTGCGCCGTGCCTCGAGAAGCGGCCGACCGCAAGGTCTACGCCCATGCGAAACTGCGTCGGCTGCGCCGTGAGCACGGCATGAACCAGGTCGACATGGCCCGTGCCCTGTCCATCTCCACCAGCTACGCCAACCAGATCGAGCAGAGCCAGCGCCCGCTCACCGCCTCCGTCCTGCTGCGGATCGCGGAGGTCTTCGGGATCGACGCGGAGTTCTTCTCCGACGCCGACGAGGACCGGCTCGCCACCGACCTGCGGGCCGCCGTGGCCGACGAGGCGTGCGGGGTACCGCCGCTCGCGCCCGAGGAGATCGCCGAGGCCGTGCGCGACCACCCCGACGTCGCGCGGGCCCTGGTCGCCCTGCACCGCCGCTACCGCGACACGGTCGAGCAGGCCGCCGCCCTCGGCTCCCCCGGAGCCGCGGACGCGCTGCTGCCTCCCGCCGAGCCGCACGACGAGGTGCGGGACTTCTTCTACGCCCACCACAACCACTTCGAGCCCCTCGACACCGAGGCCGAGCGGACCGCCGAGAGACTCGGCCTGCGTCCGGGCAAGGCGGCCGACCCGCTGACGGCACTGCTGGCCGAGCGCCACCAGGTCCGCGTCGTCCAGGCCGCACCGGGGCGGGCCGGTGACGCGCGGCGCTTCGCCCGCGAGACCGGGCTGCTGTTCCTCTCCCCCTGGCTCAGCGACGGCCAGCGCGCCTTCCAGCTCGCCACGCAGCTCGCCCTGCTGGAGCACGGGCCACTCCTCGATCAGCTCGTCGCGGGTGCCACCGGGCTGACCTCGCCGGAGTCGGCGGCGCTGGCCCGGATCGGGCTGGCGAACTACTTCGCCGGAGCCCTGCTCATGCCGTACGGCGCCTTCCTCACGGTGGCGGAAGAGGTGCGCTACGACATCGAGCTGCTGTCCGCCCGCTTCGGCGTCGGCTTCGAGACGGTCTGCCACCGCCTGAGCACCCTCCAGCGCACGGGACGTCGCGGCGTACCCTTCTCCTTTCTACGCGTCGACCGGGCCGGCAACATCTCCAAGCGGCAGTCCGCGACCGACTTCCACTTCTCCCGGCTCGGCGGCACCTGCCCGCTGTGGACGGTGTACGGGGCGTTCTCCTCGCCCGGCAGGATCCTCACCCAGGTGGCCGAGATGCCCGACGGCAAGCGGTACTTCTGGGTCGCCCGCACCATCGTCCGAGGAGGCTTCGGCCACCACGCGCCGCGCGCCGAGTTCGCGGTCGCGCTCGGCTGCGAACTGCGCCACGCCCACCGCCTCGTCTACGCGGAAGGCGTCGCGCTCGACGACCCGCGCGCCGCCACCCCGATCGGTCTCGGCTGCCGGATCTGCGAACGCCGTGACTGCGCCCAGCGTGCACGGCCACCAGCAGGCGGGCGGCTGGCGGTCGATCCGGACCGGCGGACCTATGTGCCGTATCCGGTGGAAAGCACGGGGCCGTGA
- a CDS encoding MmgE/PrpD family protein — protein MIEHPVRVHPSADRLPREEQLAWKLAAVATGTEDLDTDSAAMAVNRVIDNASVAVASLLRRPVAVARAQATAHRAAAPGASVFGSRAKVSPEWAAWANGTAVRELDFHDTYLAADYSHPGDNIPPLLAVAQHTGRSGADLLRGVIAAYELHVALVKGICLHEHRIDHVAHLSAATSGGLGAMLRLPTETVYQAIQQAVHTTTATRQSRKGEISSWKAYAPAFAGKAAIEAVDRAMRGETSPSPIYEGEDGFLAWMLNGPESEYTVVLPESGEARRAILDTYTKEHSAEYQAQAIIDLARRLREKAGPLRNVRSIVLHTSHHTHHVIGSGANDPQKYDPSASRETLDHSVPYIFAVALEDGIWHHERSYAPERARRPETVELWRKITTVEDPEWTSRYHDPDPDRRAFGGRAVITLDDGSVIEDELAVADAHPAGARPFDRSGYVGKFRTLAEGVVTESAQDAFLDTAARLAQLSADDLDGLFPAVDTEAVAAYDTRLPKGLF, from the coding sequence GTGATCGAGCACCCCGTCCGTGTCCACCCCAGCGCCGACCGGCTTCCGCGCGAGGAACAGCTCGCCTGGAAGCTGGCCGCCGTGGCCACCGGCACCGAGGACCTGGACACCGACAGCGCCGCCATGGCGGTCAACCGGGTGATCGACAACGCCTCGGTGGCCGTCGCGTCCCTGCTGCGCCGGCCGGTCGCCGTCGCCCGGGCCCAGGCCACCGCTCACCGGGCCGCCGCCCCCGGCGCCTCCGTCTTCGGCAGCCGCGCCAAGGTCTCCCCCGAGTGGGCCGCCTGGGCGAACGGCACCGCGGTGCGGGAGCTGGATTTCCACGACACCTACCTGGCCGCCGACTACTCCCACCCCGGCGACAACATCCCGCCCCTGCTCGCGGTGGCCCAGCACACCGGCCGCAGTGGTGCCGACCTGCTGCGCGGAGTGATCGCCGCGTACGAGCTCCACGTCGCCCTGGTCAAGGGCATCTGCCTGCACGAGCACCGCATTGACCACGTGGCCCACCTCAGTGCCGCCACCTCGGGCGGCCTGGGCGCGATGCTGCGGCTGCCGACCGAGACCGTGTACCAGGCGATCCAGCAGGCCGTGCACACCACCACCGCCACCCGGCAGTCCCGCAAGGGCGAGATCTCCAGCTGGAAGGCGTACGCCCCCGCCTTCGCCGGCAAGGCCGCCATCGAGGCCGTCGACCGGGCGATGCGCGGCGAGACGTCCCCGTCGCCGATCTACGAGGGCGAGGACGGGTTTCTGGCCTGGATGCTGAACGGCCCGGAGTCGGAGTACACCGTCGTCTTGCCCGAGTCCGGCGAGGCGCGTCGCGCCATCCTCGACACCTACACCAAGGAGCACTCCGCCGAGTACCAGGCCCAGGCGATCATCGACCTCGCCCGGCGGCTGCGGGAGAAGGCCGGACCGCTGCGGAACGTGCGCTCGATCGTCCTGCACACCAGCCACCACACCCACCACGTGATCGGCTCGGGTGCGAATGATCCGCAGAAGTACGACCCCTCGGCCAGCCGGGAGACGCTCGACCACTCGGTGCCGTACATCTTCGCTGTCGCGCTGGAGGACGGGATCTGGCACCACGAGCGCTCGTACGCCCCCGAGCGCGCGCGGCGCCCGGAGACCGTCGAGCTGTGGCGGAAGATCACGACGGTCGAGGACCCGGAGTGGACCAGCCGCTACCACGACCCCGACCCGGACCGCCGTGCCTTCGGCGGACGCGCGGTCATCACCCTCGACGACGGTTCGGTGATCGAGGACGAACTCGCCGTCGCCGACGCCCACCCGGCCGGCGCCCGGCCCTTCGACCGCTCCGGATACGTCGGCAAGTTCCGCACGCTCGCCGAGGGCGTCGTCACCGAGTCCGCGCAAGACGCGTTCCTGGACACCGCGGCCCGCCTCGCCCAGTTGTCGGCGGACGACCTGGACGGCCTGTTCCCCGCCGTCGACACCGAGGCCGTCGCCGCATACGACACGCGTCTGCCGAAGGGACTGTTCTGA